CCGTCCCGGATTTCCGACGATGATCACGTGATCGCCGACCTTTAAGGTATCGCGTCCAACGCCCTGACGGCCCAATTGGCCGCCGCCACCCCATTCCACGGCATACCGGATTAGCTCGCCGTTCGGCTGTTTCACATCAACGTGCACGAACGAATGTGGATTGCGGAAGAGGAACTGAGCCAATTCGCCCTCGACCTTCTCCTGCTTGTCTTCGAAGTAGGTCGCCGCAAAGGAATGATGCGCGGAGAGTCGCAGCGTCGACAGAGACACCAGCGCCGCAGCGGCAAGCAGCAGCATGATCCATTTGACCTTCATTCTTCCTCCTGGCAACCGGGTTATCCGCAGAATTTCACACCCGATGAACTGTTATGTCAACATCTGAATCTGCCGTTCTACAATGAGCTATGAATCGAACATTTCGCATCGGCCAGATTGTTCCCAGCTCCAACACAACCATGGAGAGCGAGATTCCCGCCATGCTCCACGCCCGGGAAGCCATAGAACCGGAACGGTTTACATTTCATTCCAGCCGGATGCGAATGAAGAAAGTGACCAAAGAAGAACTGGCTGCGATGGACGCCGACTCCGGCCGTTGCGCCGCGGAACTGGTGGACGCGCGAGTCGATGTACTGGGCTATGCCTGCCTGGTGGCGATCATGAGCATGGGCAAAGGCTATCACCGAGAGTCCGAAGAGCGCCTTCACGAAATCACCGTTAAAGAAGGTCACCCGACTCCGGTAGTCACCAGCGCAGGGGCTTTGATCGCAGGCCTCAAGGCGCTGGGCGCGAAACGCGTGTCTCTAGTCGCTCCTTATATGAAGGCGCTGACCTGCATGGTCGTCGATTACATCGAGGTCGAAGGCGTTCAGGTTGCCGACAGCATCGCTCTCGAAATTGCGGACAACGTCGAGGTCGGCCGTCAGGATCCGATGGCGCTGGCCAGAATCTATCGCGATCTGAAACTGACCGGCATCGATGCGCTGGTGCTTTCCTCCTGTGTTCAAATGCCTTCGCTCGCCGCAGTCCCCATCGTCGAAAACGAATGCGGATTGCCGGTCGTTTCCGCCTCGATCTGCACCACCCATCAAATGCTCCAGCGGCTCGGACTCAAAACCGTCGTCCCGAACGCCGGCGCCCTGCTTTCCGGAAAATTTTAGCTGTTATTTTTATAACATTGGTGTTATACAATTAGCACCAATGAAACAAGCAGCGATCTGGAGTTGCATTTGCGCCGCGATGGTCAGTCTGTTGCTGGCGTCACCGCAAAAATCGACTTTCGATGTGGCGACTATAAAAAGCACGTCCGGAAGGCTGCCGAATGGTGCAATTCGCGTAGGAGCTGCTCCAATCGGGCATCCCGCGGCCGCGAGTCCCGGCCGCTTGTACTACGATCGCGTTTCGTTGAAGTCCATCCTGCTGGTCGCTTTTTCCCTGAAGGAGATGCAGCTTGTTTGTCCGGACTGGATGGCAAGCGAATACTACGAGATCGATGCCCGCATGCCGGTGGGAACGACACCGGAACGGATTCAGACGATGCTTCAGAACCTGCTCGTCGAACGATTCAAAATGACGCTCCATCGAGAGGTCAGAGAGACCGACGCCTACCGGCTGGTCGTTGCGAAAGGCGGCCCGAAGCTGAAGGAGGTCGAAGCCCCCAAAAGCAACGTTGTTATTCCGCCGCGTGGTCCAGTCCAGCGCGACGCAGACGGCTGGATGATCGCCCCCCGACGCCCGGGGCCCTTCGCGGACGATCGTTCGGATCGCAGCCGCTGGACGTTTCAGCAATCCCGCGTGACCGAGTTGGCAACGGCGCTGGAGCGGCGACTGAATCAGCCCGTCACCGATGCGACATCGCTGAAAGGGAACTACGACTTTACGCTGACATTCTCTGCCGATGGATTGCCCACGCTACTCGACCCACTAGGCTTTCCCGTCGCTCCTCCGATTGGAGTCGTACCGCAACCATTGGATCTCTCAAACGTCTTCACGGCTCTGGAGCAACAGATCGGACTCAAGCTCGAACGGACAAAAGGTTCCATCGATGAGCTTGTGATCGATCAGGCCACGAAAACGCCCGGCTCGAACTGAGAGAGGTATCATGACATGACAGCAAACCCGAAAAGTATCTGCCTGCTGCTCGTCCTTACATTTTCCACGATAGCCACTGTCCCTTCGGTCTTGTCTCAGAGGAATGAACTGGCCCAAGGTCCGATGGCATTCGAGGTGCCTCCGTCAAGGTCGCGGATCCGCATGGCGGCCCTACTGGTATTTTCAGAGAGGGAGACAAGTTTTACGCTAACAACGCCACGTTAAACATGCTCGTTGGTTATGCGTACGACCTGCGGCCATTCCAGGTGTCTGGAGGTCCCAAGTGGAGTGAGTCTCGTCCATTCACAATCGTCGCCAATGTGCCCCCGGGGACGGCCGCCCCACAGACGACAATGGGGCGCCAGCAATTGGGCCAGATGTTGCAGGCCTTGCTCCGCGACCGGTTCAAGATGATCGTGCGCAGCGAGTCCAAAATGGAAACTGTTTACGAACTGGTCGTTTACAAGGGAGGCTCAAAGCTCAAAGAAGCGAAGGCGGATGGAACCAACACTAGCATTCGCAGCGGACCTCGACAGATCCTGGGCTTAGCTGCGAGGATGGATCCGTTGGCTCGGCTGTTATCCCAGCAGGTCGGCCGCCCCGTCACAAACAAGACAGGGTTGACCGGCCGGTACGACTTCACTTTGACCTTCGAGCCGGAGCTGACAACGGCTGCCACTGCAGTCCCTTCGATATTTGTTGCCCTGGAGGAACAGCTGGGCCTGGAACTGAAGACCGTCCGCGGGCCTGTAGATGCCCTTGTTATTGTAAGTGCCGAAGAGCCCAGCGAGAACTGAGTGGGAACGCTGTTATGCTAACCCGCTTCTGTCCTGCAACACCCTTGAGCTTCCCAGAATCTTCTCATAGACTTTTGATGTGTTAGTTTTATAACGTTTATGTTATTCAATTAGCACCAATGAAACAACCGCTACATTCTGCACTCAGCCGCCGCGAGCGGCAGATCATGGACATCCTGTACCGGCTGGGCCGCGCCACCGCAAATGAAGTGATGGCGGATCTGTCCGGCGAGCCGAATTACTCGACGGTTCGCACGCAGCTTCGCGTGCTCGAAACCAAGGGGCACGTGCGGCATGAGGAAGAGGGACTTCGTTACATCTACTTCCCGACGGCGCCGCGGCACAGCGTACGCCAGTCAGCGGTGAAGCATCTCATCGAGACCTTCTTCGGTGGGTCGGCCGAGAAGATGATGTCGACTCTCCTGGGAAGCGAAGGCTCGAAGCTGTCGGACGAAGACCTTGACCGCCTGGCGAAACTTATCGAAAACACGAGAAAGGGCAGGCGATGATTCTCGCAATCCTGCAATCATCCGTGATTGTGATCATCGCGTTTGGAGCGGTTTGGATGGCGCGCAAGCAATCCGCGGCCTTGCGCCACGTGATCCTCACGGTGGCATTGTTCGCGTCGCTGATTGTCCCCTTCATCGGCGCGCTCCTCCCGGAACGCGCCCCCCGGCCTTCGCTTCACGTAGTCGCGAGCTTTAGCCCGCGTTCAGCCGCACTGACGCAAGGGGCGCGGGCTGAAGCCCGCGACTACACAAGAATCGCCGTTGTTTCAGAGTCCGGACATTCATATGCATTTGTGACCTGGATTGTTGGGATCAGCATAACGTTGGCGCTCATCCTCACAGGCATGTTGCGCCTCGCCTGGCTCGTGCGTCATGCCCGGCCTTTCCCCGGCGAGTATCCCTTCCGCATGAAGCGCGATGTCCGGATACTCCGAAGCAATTCCTCGGTCCTCGGCACCTGGGGTGTCCTACGGCCCTGCATTCTGCTTCCGGGCAGTTCGGAGAAATGGTCCGGTGATCGTCTGCAGGCGGTGCTGACTCACGAACTCGCGCACATCACGCGTTTCGACTGGCCGGTCCAGATGCTTGCCGAAATTGCGCGGGCCGTTTACTGGTTCAACCCGTTGTTCTGGTTTCTCTGCCGCCGGCTTCGCGCGGAAAGCGAGCACGCCTGCGACGACGCCGTGTTGAACACTGGAATCTCCGCGACCGATTACGCAACGCACTTGCTCGAACTCGCGCGCACGTTGAGAGGCTCCACCCAAACCTGGGCTCCTGTACTGGCAATGGCCAGGCCACCGCATGTTGAAAGGAGATTTGTCGCCATGCTGAATCCGTCCATCAATCGCAAACAGGTAAGCCGCAGAATCATTTTTATCGCCGGTATTCTTGCGCTGTTGATCACTCTGCCGATCGGGGCTGTCCGGGCAGGCCAGGACAGCAAGCCTGCTGTCCTTTCGGAAATCGTTACGGTCGTAAAACCGGCAGAGTCGCCCGCGCCGGCTCCCCCTCCAGCGGTTAAAAGAGCGGCGCCGCGGGTGAAGCCGGTGCAGGGCCTCGCAGACGGGAGCCTGTCCGGAACTATTTCGGATGCAACCGGCGCAGTGATTCCGGGCGTTAGCGTAACCGTGTCGAGCAGAACGGTCAGCCAAAATGCGGTCACCGAGACCGACGTGCAAACAACAACGACCAATGAGGTCGGTAGTTATGAATTTCGCGGATTGACCCCCGGCCCATACATCATGAAAGCGATGCTGCCCGGCTTTGCGCTGTTTCGATCTGGCGCGCTGCAGATAACCTTCGGACAGAACGTAGTCGAGAACGCTACCCTGTCCATCGGCAGCATGC
This genomic interval from Terriglobia bacterium contains the following:
- a CDS encoding TIGR03435 family protein, with protein sequence MRGASVKVADPHGGPTGIFREGDKFYANNATLNMLVGYAYDLRPFQVSGGPKWSESRPFTIVANVPPGTAAPQTTMGRQQLGQMLQALLRDRFKMIVRSESKMETVYELVVYKGGSKLKEAKADGTNTSIRSGPRQILGLAARMDPLARLLSQQVGRPVTNKTGLTGRYDFTLTFEPELTTAATAVPSIFVALEEQLGLELKTVRGPVDALVIVSAEEPSEN
- a CDS encoding M56 family metallopeptidase; this encodes MILAILQSSVIVIIAFGAVWMARKQSAALRHVILTVALFASLIVPFIGALLPERAPRPSLHVVASFSPRSAALTQGARAEARDYTRIAVVSESGHSYAFVTWIVGISITLALILTGMLRLAWLVRHARPFPGEYPFRMKRDVRILRSNSSVLGTWGVLRPCILLPGSSEKWSGDRLQAVLTHELAHITRFDWPVQMLAEIARAVYWFNPLFWFLCRRLRAESEHACDDAVLNTGISATDYATHLLELARTLRGSTQTWAPVLAMARPPHVERRFVAMLNPSINRKQVSRRIIFIAGILALLITLPIGAVRAGQDSKPAVLSEIVTVVKPAESPAPAPPPAVKRAAPRVKPVQGLADGSLSGTISDATGAVIPGVSVTVSSRTVSQNAVTETDVQTTTTNEVGSYEFRGLTPGPYIMKAMLPGFALFRSGALQITFGQNVVENATLSIGSMLQRVELTVAGQARPRTVSTNGPVRIRVGGNVVAARLITQVKPYYPEEAKEAGIEGIIHLQGFIGKDGTLIGLNATNNINYLSKAALEAVNQWRYSPSLLNNEPVQVPTSIDIEFKLEQ
- a CDS encoding TIGR03435 family protein; this encodes MKQAAIWSCICAAMVSLLLASPQKSTFDVATIKSTSGRLPNGAIRVGAAPIGHPAAASPGRLYYDRVSLKSILLVAFSLKEMQLVCPDWMASEYYEIDARMPVGTTPERIQTMLQNLLVERFKMTLHREVRETDAYRLVVAKGGPKLKEVEAPKSNVVIPPRGPVQRDADGWMIAPRRPGPFADDRSDRSRWTFQQSRVTELATALERRLNQPVTDATSLKGNYDFTLTFSADGLPTLLDPLGFPVAPPIGVVPQPLDLSNVFTALEQQIGLKLERTKGSIDELVIDQATKTPGSN
- a CDS encoding Asp/Glu racemase translates to MNRTFRIGQIVPSSNTTMESEIPAMLHAREAIEPERFTFHSSRMRMKKVTKEELAAMDADSGRCAAELVDARVDVLGYACLVAIMSMGKGYHRESEERLHEITVKEGHPTPVVTSAGALIAGLKALGAKRVSLVAPYMKALTCMVVDYIEVEGVQVADSIALEIADNVEVGRQDPMALARIYRDLKLTGIDALVLSSCVQMPSLAAVPIVENECGLPVVSASICTTHQMLQRLGLKTVVPNAGALLSGKF
- a CDS encoding DUF6152 family protein codes for the protein MKVKWIMLLLAAAALVSLSTLRLSAHHSFAATYFEDKQEKVEGELAQFLFRNPHSFVHVDVKQPNGELIRYAVEWGGGGQLGRQGVGRDTLKVGDHVIIVGNPGRNPEDHRLRMIRLQRPSDGYTWGTKPGETFD
- a CDS encoding BlaI/MecI/CopY family transcriptional regulator, encoding MKQPLHSALSRRERQIMDILYRLGRATANEVMADLSGEPNYSTVRTQLRVLETKGHVRHEEEGLRYIYFPTAPRHSVRQSAVKHLIETFFGGSAEKMMSTLLGSEGSKLSDEDLDRLAKLIENTRKGRR